GCGTCCCGTCGTCGGCGGTGAACGGCGTCGCCGTGTGGCCGCTCAGCTCGGCCAGCTCCCCCTCGAGATCCGAAGGCGAGAGCGCGACCCTGTTGAAGGAGCGCGTGCGCCCCAGGAAAATGAAGACATCCTTCGCCACGGATTTCGCGATCGTGAACGGCTGGCTCGCCCCGGATACGACCTCTTCGCCGGTCGCGTCCAGCCCGCGAACGACGATGACCCAAGGTCCCTCGGAGAGATCGCCGAAGTGCAGCGCCTCATCCTTGCGCAGGCTCTCGAACGTGACGGGGTCGGCGTCTCGCGCGTCGGCGTCATTCAGCTCCACGACGATTTGCTCGACACCGACGTCGGTGAGGAGTTCCGGCTCGTCGGACGGATAGACCGCGACGAGGTTGATCTCGCCCCCGGTGTCGCAACCGACGCAGAGCGCCATGGTTGCCATGACAAAAGAGGACATCGAGCCTATTTTGCGAAACGCGGATCGCATCATGGGCCTTTCTCCGGACAACCTACCCTCAGCGTCAATATAATCCATATCAAACAAATATTCTAAACAGTTTTCAGGTCGCCCCTGACTGGAATCGTGCGCTCCACGGCGATCGCCGCGATGTTGAAATGCGATGCGGAAGGTGGTACCCCTCTTCGGGAGATACGGTTCATCCGTTCAGCGAGAGCGTTTCGGCTCGCGGGAAGCACCATGGCGAACGGGAAGACGACCATCGCGTATGACGAGAGCGCTGTCCAGACCCTCGACGCGCTGCACCACATCCGCCTGCGGACCGGGATGTACATCGGCCGGATCGGCGACGGCGGCAACCCGGTCGACGGCATCTACGTCATGCTCAAGGAGGTCATCGACAACTCCATCGACGAGTTCATCATGGGCAACGGGCGGAAGATCGACATCCGGCGCGAGGGCAACACGGTGTCGGTGCGCGACTTCGGCCGCGGCATCCCGCTCGGCAAGGTCGTCGACTGCGTGAGCGAGATCAACACGGGCGCCAAGTACAACGACGACGTGTTCCAGTTCTCCGTCGGGCTGAACGGCGTGGGCACCAAGGCGGTGAACGCCCTGTCGTCCGAGTTCGAGGTCGTGAGCTTCCGGGAAGGCGCGTTCAAGCGCGCCCTGTTCGCCCGCGGCGAGCTCGTCAAGGAGGGCTCCGGCAAGGCGCCGAGCGAGCGCAACGGCACCTTCATCCGCTTCACGCCGGACCCGGAGATCTTCGAGGACTACGGCTGGCGCGAGGAGTTCATCGAGCACCGGCTGCGCTACTACGCGTACCTCAACACGGGCTTAAGCCTCGTCTACAACGGCCAGGTCTTCCAGAGCAAGGCGGGCCTCGTCGATCTGCTCGGCGAGGAGATCGGCGTCGAGCAGGTCGTGTACAACGGCCCGCACTTCAAGAGCGATCGGCTCGAGTTCACGTTCACGCACACGCACGCCTACGGCGAGAAGCACTTCAGCTTCGTGAACGGCCAGCACACGGGCGACGGCGGCACGCACCAGAGCGCGTTCCGCGAGGGCGTGCTCAAGGGGATCAACGAGTTCGCGAAGAGGAGCTTCGCGGGCGAGGACGTGCGCGAGGGGCTGATCGGGGCCGTCGCCGTGCGCGTGCAGGATCCGGTGTTCGAGAGCCAGACGAAGAACAAGCTCGGCTCCACCGAGGTCCGCGGCTGGATCATGCAGCTCGTCAAGGATCAGGTCGTGCTGTGGCTGCACAAGGAGCCCGACGCGGCCGAGCGGCTGCTCGACAAGATCCGGCAGAACGAGCGGGTGCGCAAGGAGCTCTCGTCGATCAAGAAGGAGGCCAAGGAGCGCGCCAAGAAGGTCGCGATCCGGATCCCCAAGCTGATCGACTGCAAGACGCACTACAACGACGAGGCGCCGAAGCACGCGAAGGATGACCGGCGCGAGGAGACGCTCATCTTCATCACCGAGGGGGACTCGGCCGGCGGCGCCATGGTGTCGTCGCGCGACGTCTACACCCAGGCGATCTTCAGCCTCAAGGGCAAGCCGCTCAACTGCCACGGGCTCGAGCGCGACGCGATCTACAGGAACGAGGAGCTGTACAACATCATGCGCGCCCTCGGCATCGAGGACGACCTCGACGGGCTGCGCTACAACAAGGTGGTCATCGCGACGGACGCGGACGTCGACGGCATGCACATCCGCAACCTGCTGCTCACCTTCTTCCTGCGCTACTTCGAGGGCCTCGTCTCCCAAGGGCACGTCTACATCCTCGAGACGCCGCTCTTCCGCGTGCGCAACAAGAAGGAGACGGTCTACTGCTACAGCGAGGGCGAGCGCGATCGCGCGGCGGAGAAGATCAAGGGCAACGAGATCACGCGGTTCAAGGGGCTCGGCGAGATCGGCCCGGCCGAGTTCGGCAACTTCATAGGACGGAAGATGCGGCTCGTGCAGGTCACGGCGCGCTCCTTGAGCGCGGTGTCCAAGACGCTCGACTTCTTCATGGGAAAGAACACGCCCGAGCGGCGCCAGTTCATCATCGACAACCTGATCGCGGAGATCGTCTAGGACCTCCGCGGCGAACGGGATTTCCGAGATGGCGACACTCGAACCGTTGATGGAGCGGAACTTCCTGGAGTACGCGAGCTACGTCATCGTGGATCGCGCGATCCCGGATCTCCGCGACGGCTGCAAGCCCGTGCAGCGCCGCATCCTGCAGACGCTGTTCGAGATGGACGACGGCAAGTTCCACAAGGTGGCCAACGTCAT
This window of the Pseudomonadota bacterium genome carries:
- a CDS encoding type IIA DNA topoisomerase subunit B, whose protein sequence is MANGKTTIAYDESAVQTLDALHHIRLRTGMYIGRIGDGGNPVDGIYVMLKEVIDNSIDEFIMGNGRKIDIRREGNTVSVRDFGRGIPLGKVVDCVSEINTGAKYNDDVFQFSVGLNGVGTKAVNALSSEFEVVSFREGAFKRALFARGELVKEGSGKAPSERNGTFIRFTPDPEIFEDYGWREEFIEHRLRYYAYLNTGLSLVYNGQVFQSKAGLVDLLGEEIGVEQVVYNGPHFKSDRLEFTFTHTHAYGEKHFSFVNGQHTGDGGTHQSAFREGVLKGINEFAKRSFAGEDVREGLIGAVAVRVQDPVFESQTKNKLGSTEVRGWIMQLVKDQVVLWLHKEPDAAERLLDKIRQNERVRKELSSIKKEAKERAKKVAIRIPKLIDCKTHYNDEAPKHAKDDRREETLIFITEGDSAGGAMVSSRDVYTQAIFSLKGKPLNCHGLERDAIYRNEELYNIMRALGIEDDLDGLRYNKVVIATDADVDGMHIRNLLLTFFLRYFEGLVSQGHVYILETPLFRVRNKKETVYCYSEGERDRAAEKIKGNEITRFKGLGEIGPAEFGNFIGRKMRLVQVTARSLSAVSKTLDFFMGKNTPERRQFIIDNLIAEIV